From the Flavobacteriales bacterium genome, the window TCCAGCCTGCCATGAACATGTAGAATGTCCCTCGAGGTATATCCGTTTTGAGAGAATGAAATGGGTTCAGCCTCGTCATCCAATAATTCGAAACGCGATCGGTCGTATAGCAGCGCAAGGTCGATCCCTCTGCGGTCCTGGCTCTCGTGATGTACGACACCGTAGCTACCCGATGCAATGAATTCTCCTAGATCCTCGACTACATCTTCGTTCTCTACTTCCGCCAGTCCTATAAGTACCGGTAGACCATCTCCATGGTCCATGGACTGGATGACCCTCCCAAGATTCTGGATCTTCTTCTCATACCGTCCTTGACTCCATTCATTCCTTCCATTCGGGGTGAAATCATTATCGTCTTTGCGCGGATGGTCCTTCACATCGAATAGATTCTCCACATTGTAGAAGACTACATCGGCATGACGATTCGGGATATGCTCACTATCGCTGGCTTTGGTGGATACATCACCCTTTTCTACATCCTCTGGTGAGAGGCAGGCAATGAGCAACAAGAGGGCTAGGGGGGCGTAGCGAAGCATCATCTGCGCTTGACTCCCAAGGCTCCGAGAAGCCCTCTGGTCAATTCCCTGACCACGGTACGTCCAAGTTGACGCATCATCGTATTTTTCGACATGGTCTCGAACATGGAGGCCTCCTTAGCACCCTTCACTTCTTTGGCAGCCTTTTTCCGGGTCTTTGCGTTCTCCTTCTGTACTTCTTCTGAAGAGGCCTTTTCCAGTTTCTCTTGCAGAATCTCGTAGGCACTCTTGCTATCGATCACCTCATTGTACTTGGTGATGATATCAGAGTCGGCCACTACAGCTTTGATCTCTTTCTTGGTCAGGATATCCATGCGACTCTGGGGTGCACGTAATAAGGTTGCAGCAAGTGGAGTCGGGATGCCTTTCTCATTGAGAGCTGTGATGAGAGCTTGTCCTATTCCTAGACTGGTGAGTACCTCATCGGTCTTATAATAATCACTGAGGGGGTAGTTCTCCGCTGTACGCTTGATATTCCGCCTGTCCTTGGCCGTGAATGCGCGCAATGCGTGCTGGACCTTCAATCCGAGCTGACTGAGCACCGCATCGGGTACATCAGTAGGATTCTGCGTGACGAAGTAGACCCCGACTGCTTTGGAGCGGATCAATTTGACGATGGCCTCGATCTGGTCTAAGAGGGCATCTGATGCATTGTCAAATATCAGATGTGCTTCATCTATGAAGATGCAAAGCTTGGGTTTGTCCATGTCTCCTTCTTCCGGAAATTGGGAGTAGACCTCTGCTAGTAGACTCAGCATGAAGGTGGAGAACAACTTGGGTCGGTCTTGGATATCCGTTAGTCTGATCACGGAGAGAATCCCATTTCCATCCTCATCGTGACGTACGAGATCATTGACATCGAAACTCCGCTCTCCAAAGAAGGCCTCTGCACCTTGTTGCTCGAGTTCGATAATCTTGCGCAT encodes:
- a CDS encoding DUF853 family protein, giving the protein MSTSTEEFKSYLEKGYTFKKSDSIIIGCAMLDEEPVQGAQVKIPLKSMNRHGLIAGATGTGKTKTLQILAEQLSQNGVPCLLMDLKGDLSGLARPGELNDHITWRHDMIQTPYEATGFPIEFLTLSDEPGARLRATVTEFGPVLLSKILELNSTQSGIMALVFKYCDDNKLPLLDLKDLKRTLQFLINEGKEEIEGEYGRVSSASVSTIMRKIIELEQQGAEAFFGERSFDVNDLVRHDEDGNGILSVIRLTDIQDRPKLFSTFMLSLLAEVYSQFPEEGDMDKPKLCIFIDEAHLIFDNASDALLDQIEAIVKLIRSKAVGVYFVTQNPTDVPDAVLSQLGLKVQHALRAFTAKDRRNIKRTAENYPLSDYYKTDEVLTSLGIGQALITALNEKGIPTPLAATLLRAPQSRMDILTKKEIKAVVADSDIITKYNEVIDSKSAYEILQEKLEKASSEEVQKENAKTRKKAAKEVKGAKEASMFETMSKNTMMRQLGRTVVRELTRGLLGALGVKRR